Proteins from one Ipomoea triloba cultivar NCNSP0323 chromosome 1, ASM357664v1 genomic window:
- the LOC116010373 gene encoding uncharacterized protein LOC116010373 produces MVMIINNKIKPPGGEPIWSWYSRAKQLDYLKGFLKPLAFEKGETAKAKDPEDIIVLSDTEDEFNPENVTVEKPMPLVSVKQEPIDDEHEKLPVPDKNLPVPDNVNPKSEPQFEPNPETTPTIPIDDSPLDFEFETGNLPELQVAEPTDEEDNLPLSQVKKNQAKAKGKKKIQEEHVDKNPVAKIQVFSAPVTRRKTSKKRKKSTTQTQQSESQPDVSAVTPLEVITPQFLSDKYAARWDSTNKRKILSERYLDVEKFKAQCQLMLVFEKLNLVKSVTTQTSYPPIAIKEFYANLLKTIKEAGSHVYRRVWLRGKEYNFDTRTINLYLGIDASDIEDPVIGANTITKVITGGTYNYWPAETNMLPAKSLTTKYAILHKLAMTNWMPNEHRGGLNFLMATLIYKIGKGIPVDLGDIIFKHVASFRKPESKESKVKLPFPCTIYGVLRSQGFKPEPNEPMEAPQVRTIDARLKQGSHVLDIFPEHASSSAPALNLEVPFTSKLTAQHLDKSIRDLNTIIQILVEKRTIEMQLREQLRLRDQEMTVAVAETPTDPSTAHEADSTAPEAESTTNSQGDESSESD; encoded by the exons ATGGTCATGATAATCAACAACAAGATAAAACCACCGGGGGGAGAACCAATCTGGTCGTGGTACTCAAGAGCAAAGCAACTAGACTACCTGAAAGGGTTTCTCAAACCACTTGCATTCGAGAAAGGAGAAACAGCTAAAGCCAAGGATCCTGAG GATATAATTGTTCTATCAGATACTGAGGATGAATTTAACCCAGAAAATGTCACTGTAGAAAAACCTATGCCCTTAGTCTCTGTAAAACAAGAACCAATAGATGATGAACATGAAAAATTGCCTGTTCCTGATAAAAATCTACCCGTACCTGATAATGTCAATCCAAA GTCTGAACCTCAATTTGAACCAAATCCTGAAACAACACCTACCATCCCCATTGATGATTCTCCATTAGACTTTGAGTTTGAAACAGGAAATCTTCCAGAATTACAAGTTGCAGAACCAACTGATGAAGAAGACAATCTGCCTTTGTCCCAAGTGAAGAAGAACCAAGCAAAGGCtaaagggaagaagaagattcAAGAAGAACATGTGGACAAAAATCCTGTGGCAAAAATTCAAGTTTTTTCCGCCCCTGTTACCAGGCGAAAAACCAG taagaagagaaagaagagcACCACTCAAACTCAGCAATCTGAAAGCCAGCCGGATGTTTCTGCCGTAACACCTCTTGAAGTAATCACCCCTCAATTCTTATCTGATAAGTATGCAGCAAGATGGGACTCaacaaacaaaaggaaaatcctGAGCGAAAGGTATCTTGATGTTGAAAAGTTCAAGGCTCAGTGTCAACTTATGCTAGTGTTTGAGAAGTTAAACCTTGTCAAGTCTGTAACAACTCAGACGAGCTATCCACCTATCGCCATCAAGGAATTTTATGCAAACCTTCTGAAGACTATCAAGGAGGCTGGCTCACATGTTTATAGACGTGTTTGGCTGAGGGGTAAAGAATACAATTTTGACACACGTACCATCAATCTGTATCTGGGCATAGATGCAAGTGACATTGAGGACCCTGTTATTGGTGCGAACACAATCACAAAGGTCATTACAGGAGGAACATACAACTATTGGCCTGCTGAAACCAACATGTTGCCAGCCAAATCTCTCACAACAAAGTATGCTATTCTGCACAAACTAGCCATGACAAATTGGATGCCAAATGAACACCGAGGAGGATTAAACTTTCTTATGGCCACCCTGATCTACAAGATAGGCAAAGGTATTCCTGTCGACTTAGGTGATATTATCTTCAAACATGTGGCATCCTTTAGAAAACCAGAGTCTAAAGAGAGCAAGGTAAAACTGCCCTTTCCCTGCACAATTTATGGAGTTCTGCGCTCACAAGGGTTCAAACCAGAACCAAATGAACCTATGGAAGCACCACAAGTCAGAACAATTGATGCCAGACTCAAACAAGGGAGTCATGTGCTTGACATCTTTCCAGAACATGCAAGTAGCTCAGCCCCAGCTCTGAACCTTGAAGTACCATTTACCAGCAAACTCACAGCTCAGCACCTTGACAAAAGCATCAGAGATCTTAACACGATCATCCAGATACTTGTTGAAAAGAGAACAATTGAGATGCAATTGCGAGAACAATTGAGATTGAGAGACCAAGAGATGACTGTTGCTGTTGCTGAAACACCCACTGATCCATCTACTGCACATGAAGCTGATTCCACCGCACCTGAAGCTGAATCCACTACAAACAGTCAGGGGGATGAATCCTCAGAATCTGATTGA